Proteins co-encoded in one Pseudarthrobacter chlorophenolicus A6 genomic window:
- a CDS encoding SufE family protein, whose amino-acid sequence MTTQALPSALAAIVDDFQALSEPERLQLLLEFSEGLPELPERLTDHPELLEQVVECQSPLFLTIETEKDGSDGPGTAVRLFFKAPAEAPTTRGFAGVLHEGLDGLSAAEILSVPDDMPELLGLTRAITPLRMRGMTAMLGRIKRKVAAASGVRA is encoded by the coding sequence ATGACTACTCAAGCCTTGCCTTCCGCCCTCGCGGCGATAGTGGACGACTTCCAGGCCCTGTCCGAGCCCGAGCGGCTGCAGCTGCTGCTCGAATTCTCGGAGGGGCTTCCGGAACTTCCCGAACGGCTCACCGACCACCCGGAGCTCCTGGAGCAGGTGGTGGAGTGCCAGTCACCGCTGTTCCTCACCATCGAAACGGAAAAGGACGGCAGCGACGGCCCCGGCACCGCAGTCCGGCTCTTTTTCAAAGCCCCCGCCGAAGCGCCCACCACGCGTGGCTTCGCCGGGGTGCTGCACGAAGGCCTGGACGGACTCTCGGCGGCGGAAATCCTTTCCGTACCGGATGACATGCCCGAACTGCTGGGCCTCACCCGGGCTATCACCCCGCTCCGGATGAGGGGCATGACGGCGATGCTGGGCAGGATCAAGCGCAAGGTAGCTGCAGCGTCCGGCGTCCGCGCCTGA
- a CDS encoding benzoate/H(+) symporter BenE family transporter: MAKSSAPTSTGRSASTSTFDSRPVVAGVVTALVGFTSSFAVVLAGLKAVGADPAQAASGLLALTLTVGVGVLLLAWRSKVPVTLAWSTPGAALLATSGTPDGGWPAAVGAFLAAGVLIALTGLIPALGRLMARIPASLAQAMLAGVLLQLCLAPFTALGTVPLFVAPVIACWLLMMKFAPRWAVPAALLVALGVIAFSLAATGTGPGTGGVLPQLVWTTPSFSLQAMVGIALPLFVVTMASQNVPGVAVLRSFGFSTPWRASMLVTGAGTVLGAPFGGHAINLAALSAALAAGEEAGSNRSRRWVAGFTSGLAYLVLAAFSAALVTLVTAAPAGMLEAVAGLALLGTLAASVSSALADAEDRIAPAVTFLMAASGLAFAGIGPAFWALLAGLLVRTLLVPRRERELLDGGPAGAEDGA, encoded by the coding sequence ATGGCGAAGTCTTCCGCACCCACCTCCACCGGCCGTTCGGCCAGTACTTCCACGTTCGATTCCCGGCCAGTTGTTGCGGGTGTTGTCACGGCCCTGGTGGGGTTCACATCGTCCTTCGCCGTCGTCCTCGCCGGGCTTAAGGCAGTAGGTGCCGACCCGGCCCAGGCTGCCTCTGGACTGCTGGCCCTGACCCTGACCGTCGGCGTCGGCGTCCTGCTGCTTGCCTGGCGGTCCAAAGTACCGGTCACGCTTGCCTGGTCCACGCCGGGCGCAGCGCTGCTCGCCACCTCCGGAACGCCCGACGGCGGCTGGCCGGCCGCCGTCGGAGCCTTCCTTGCCGCCGGGGTGCTGATAGCACTGACCGGGCTTATCCCTGCCCTCGGCCGGCTGATGGCGCGGATCCCCGCGTCACTCGCCCAGGCAATGCTGGCCGGAGTCCTGCTGCAGCTATGCCTGGCTCCGTTTACCGCCCTGGGTACCGTTCCGCTTTTCGTGGCTCCGGTCATTGCCTGCTGGCTGCTCATGATGAAGTTCGCCCCGCGCTGGGCTGTGCCCGCGGCACTTCTCGTGGCGTTGGGAGTGATCGCCTTCTCCTTGGCTGCCACCGGCACGGGACCAGGAACGGGCGGGGTGCTGCCGCAACTCGTGTGGACCACGCCGTCCTTCAGCCTGCAGGCCATGGTGGGCATTGCCCTGCCGTTGTTCGTGGTCACCATGGCGTCCCAGAACGTTCCGGGCGTGGCGGTGCTGCGCTCGTTCGGCTTTTCCACGCCGTGGCGGGCATCGATGCTGGTGACAGGTGCCGGCACCGTCCTGGGCGCGCCGTTCGGCGGCCATGCCATCAACCTTGCCGCATTGAGCGCTGCCCTTGCTGCCGGTGAGGAAGCCGGAAGCAACCGCAGCAGGCGCTGGGTTGCAGGTTTTACCTCCGGGCTGGCCTACCTGGTCCTGGCCGCATTCTCGGCCGCGCTGGTCACCCTGGTCACTGCAGCCCCGGCGGGCATGCTGGAAGCGGTGGCCGGGCTGGCGCTCCTGGGCACGCTGGCGGCGTCCGTCTCGTCGGCGCTGGCTGATGCCGAGGACCGCATCGCCCCGGCAGTCACGTTCCTGATGGCCGCTTCGGGGCTCGCGTTCGCCGGGATAGGCCCGGCGTTCTGGGCGCTCCTTGCCGGCCTGCTGGTCAGGACGCTGCTGGTCCCCCGCCGGGAGCGGGAACTGCTGGACGGCGGGCCCGCAGGCGCGGAGGACGGCGCCTAG
- the zapE gene encoding cell division protein ZapE yields MVQIEQLAARTPAVSVNELLKGFYPSPRFGQVSFASYRPDPKQPSQAAAVQALEGFAGNVAPSDGGGLFKKLFGKKDSSRAGIYLDGGFGVGKTHLLASLWHAAPGPKAFGTFVEYTNLVGALSFRKTVDALSSYKLVCIDEFELDDPGDTVLMSRLMRELADAGVKLAATSNTLPGSLGDGRFAAVDFQREIQVLADQFDVIRIDGEDFRHRGLPAAPAPLKNSELSSHMKAEFDGKTVAQDEFSTLIHHLAGVHPSRYRQLIDGIDGVVWRNVETITEQSVALRFVVLADRLYDKDVPILASGVPFDKLFTEEMMAGGYMKKYFRAVSRLTALAREGQNHEPS; encoded by the coding sequence TTGGTACAGATCGAACAGCTTGCGGCGCGCACTCCTGCAGTGTCGGTGAACGAACTCCTTAAGGGTTTCTATCCATCGCCGCGGTTTGGCCAGGTGTCCTTCGCCAGCTACCGTCCGGACCCGAAGCAGCCCAGCCAGGCTGCTGCCGTCCAGGCCCTGGAGGGGTTTGCCGGCAACGTGGCACCGTCTGACGGCGGCGGGCTCTTCAAAAAACTGTTCGGCAAGAAGGACAGCTCGCGTGCCGGCATCTACCTGGACGGCGGATTCGGCGTGGGCAAGACCCACCTCCTCGCTTCGCTGTGGCACGCCGCCCCCGGACCGAAGGCCTTCGGCACGTTCGTGGAGTACACCAACCTGGTGGGCGCCCTGTCTTTCCGCAAGACCGTGGATGCGCTGAGCAGCTACAAGCTGGTGTGCATCGACGAGTTCGAGCTCGACGATCCCGGCGACACCGTCCTGATGTCCCGGCTCATGCGCGAACTGGCCGACGCCGGCGTGAAGCTGGCTGCCACCTCCAACACCCTGCCCGGCTCCCTGGGTGACGGCCGCTTCGCCGCCGTGGATTTCCAGCGCGAGATCCAGGTCCTGGCGGACCAGTTCGACGTTATCCGCATTGACGGCGAAGACTTCCGACACCGCGGCTTGCCGGCAGCGCCGGCCCCGTTGAAGAACAGCGAACTGTCCTCCCACATGAAGGCCGAGTTCGACGGCAAGACGGTGGCCCAGGACGAGTTCAGCACCCTGATCCACCACCTCGCGGGCGTGCACCCCAGCCGGTACCGCCAGCTCATCGACGGGATCGACGGCGTGGTGTGGCGCAACGTGGAAACCATCACCGAGCAGTCCGTGGCGCTGCGGTTCGTTGTCCTGGCAGACCGTCTCTACGACAAGGACGTCCCCATCCTCGCGAGCGGCGTGCCGTTCGACAAGCTCTTCACCGAGGAAATGATGGCCGGCGGCTACATGAAGAAGTACTTCCGTGCCGTGTCCAGGCTCACCGCGCTGGCCCGCGAAGGCCAGAACCACGAACCGTCCTAG
- a CDS encoding sulfurtransferase, translating to MPYPVEQNEKFAAYAHPERLVSTEWLAAALESGAVANGELVVVESDEDVLLYETGHIAGAVKIDWHTDLNDDVTRDYVDGAAFAELAASKGISRDSTVVIYGDKSNWWAAYALWVFTLFGHQDVRLLDGGRDKWVAEGRDLTKDKPAPAPGNYPVVERDDAPIRAFKDDVLAHLGKPLIDVRSAEEYTGQRTHMPAYPEEGALRGGHIPTAASVPWARAAAEDGTFRSREELDAIYLGEAGLVAGDDVVAYCRIGERSSHTWFALKFLLGFESVRNYDGSWTEWGNAVRVPIVKGAERGSFPAAVGV from the coding sequence ATGCCCTACCCCGTTGAACAGAATGAAAAGTTCGCCGCCTACGCCCACCCGGAGCGGCTGGTTTCCACCGAGTGGCTTGCCGCCGCCCTGGAGAGCGGCGCCGTTGCCAACGGTGAACTGGTTGTCGTCGAATCGGACGAGGACGTGCTGTTGTACGAAACCGGCCACATCGCCGGTGCGGTAAAGATCGACTGGCACACCGACCTGAACGACGACGTCACCCGCGACTACGTTGACGGCGCGGCCTTCGCTGAGCTGGCGGCCTCGAAGGGCATCTCCCGGGACAGCACCGTGGTGATCTACGGCGACAAGTCCAACTGGTGGGCCGCTTACGCCCTGTGGGTGTTCACCCTGTTCGGCCACCAGGACGTGCGCCTGCTCGACGGCGGCCGGGATAAGTGGGTCGCCGAAGGCCGGGACCTGACCAAAGACAAGCCGGCGCCCGCTCCGGGGAACTACCCCGTGGTGGAACGCGACGACGCCCCCATCCGCGCCTTCAAGGACGACGTGCTGGCCCACCTGGGCAAGCCCCTGATCGACGTCCGCTCCGCCGAGGAATACACCGGTCAGCGCACCCACATGCCGGCCTACCCGGAAGAGGGCGCACTGCGCGGCGGCCACATCCCCACTGCTGCCTCCGTGCCGTGGGCCCGTGCAGCGGCCGAAGACGGCACGTTCCGCAGCCGGGAAGAGCTGGACGCCATCTATCTCGGCGAAGCCGGCCTTGTGGCGGGCGACGACGTGGTGGCCTACTGCCGCATCGGCGAGCGTTCCAGCCACACCTGGTTCGCACTGAAGTTCCTGCTGGGCTTCGAGTCCGTCCGGAACTATGACGGTTCCTGGACCGAGTGGGGCAACGCCGTCCGCGTGCCCATCGTCAAGGGCGCGGAGCGCGGCTCCTTTCCCGCCGCCGTTGGAGTCTGA
- the ybaK gene encoding Cys-tRNA(Pro) deacylase, translated as MARKSTAQGTPATAALAAAGVSFVLHPYSHDPAAASYGAEAAAVLGIDPARVFKTLMVEVEGRLAVGIVPVSGTLDLKAFAAAMGAKKAAMADPAAAQRRTGYVLGGISPLGQRLPSPTVLDSSALELDTMLVSGGRRGLDIELAPLDLVRLTDAVTAPIGSNA; from the coding sequence GTGGCGCGCAAAAGCACTGCACAGGGAACCCCGGCCACGGCGGCACTCGCCGCCGCCGGGGTTTCCTTCGTGCTGCACCCCTACTCCCATGATCCGGCCGCAGCCAGCTACGGGGCGGAGGCGGCCGCAGTCCTGGGGATCGATCCGGCACGGGTGTTCAAGACCCTGATGGTGGAGGTTGAAGGCAGGCTGGCCGTTGGCATCGTCCCCGTCAGCGGGACCCTGGACCTGAAAGCCTTCGCTGCGGCGATGGGGGCAAAGAAGGCCGCCATGGCAGATCCGGCCGCCGCGCAACGCCGCACCGGCTACGTGCTGGGCGGCATCTCGCCGCTTGGCCAACGGCTCCCCTCCCCCACAGTGCTCGATTCCTCTGCCCTGGAACTGGACACCATGCTCGTCTCCGGCGGCCGGCGCGGCTTGGACATCGAGCTTGCACCGCTGGACCTGGTCCGGCTGACAGACGCTGTCACTGCGCCGATCGGCAGTAACGCATAG
- a CDS encoding antitoxin — MGLIDDLKGKAQGLIRGNEQTIKDGITKAGDFVDQKTGGKYAGHVDKIQDGASKLVDKNGTPGQAPAAEQVPPVNPVNPAPPADRTP; from the coding sequence GTGGGACTGATTGACGATCTAAAGGGCAAGGCACAGGGTCTTATCCGCGGAAACGAGCAGACCATCAAGGACGGCATCACCAAAGCCGGCGATTTCGTCGACCAGAAGACCGGTGGCAAGTACGCCGGCCACGTCGACAAGATCCAGGATGGCGCTTCCAAGCTCGTGGACAAGAATGGGACCCCTGGCCAGGCACCTGCCGCAGAGCAGGTCCCCCCGGTCAATCCCGTCAACCCGGCACCGCCGGCTGACAGGACTCCGTAA